One Solanum lycopersicum chromosome 4, SLM_r2.1 DNA window includes the following coding sequences:
- the AMT1-2 gene encoding ammonium transporter 1 member 2 — MASAMTCSAAELFPHLGSSANATAAAEFICSRFSAVSEYLTNTTYAVDTTYLLFSAYLVFAMQLGFAMLCAGSVRAKNTMNIMLTNVLDAAAGGLSYYLFGFAFAFGAPSNGFIGKHFFGLKEFPSQAFDYSYFLYQWAFAIAAAGITSGSIAERTQFVAYLIYSSFLTGFVYPIVSHWFWSGDGWASASKTDGNLLFGSGVIDFAGSGVVHMVGGIAGLWGAFIEGPRIGRFDRSGRSVALRGHSASLVVLGTFLLWFGWYGFNPGSFLTILKSYDHTIRGTYYGQWSAIGRTAVTTTLAGCTAALTTLFCKRLLVGHWNVVDVCNGLLGGFAAITSGCAVVEPWAAIVCGFIAAWVLIGFNALAAKLKYDDPLEAAQLHGGCGSWGIIFTGLFAKKEYVNEVYPGFPNRPYGLFMGGGGKLLGAQVIQVVVIIGWVSVTMGPLFYLLHKFKLLRISRDDETAGMDLTRHGGFAYIYHDEDEGSSMPGFKMTRVEPTNTSTPDHQNRSVNVVV; from the exons ATGGCCTCCGCCATGACTTGCTCAGCTGCCGAGCTCTTCCCTCATCTCGGCAGCTCAGCAAATGCCACAGCGGCCGCAGAATTCATCTGCAGCCGCTTCTCAGCTGTCTCAGAGTACCTCACAAACACCACCTACGCGGTGGACACCACATACCTCCTCTTCTCGGCTTACCTCGTCTTCGCCATGCAATTGGGATTTGCCATGTTGTGCGCGGGCTCTGTCCGCGCCAAAAACACGATGAATATAATGCTTACAAACGTGCTTGATGCTGCTGCTGGTGGATTGTCTTATTATCTCTTTggttttgcctttgcctttggaGCTCCTTCTAATGGtttcattggaaaacatttttttggattaaaaGAGTTTCCTTCACAAGCTTTTGACTATAGCTATTTTCTTTATCAATGGGCCTTTGCCATAGCTGCTGCAg gtATCACAAGTGGGTCCATAGCTGAAAGAACACAATTTGTGGCTTATCTCATTTACTCTTCATTTTTGACCGGTTTTGTGTACCCAATTGTCTCACATTGGTTCTGGTCCGGTGATGGTTGGGCCAGTGCATCAAAAACCGATGGTAACTTATTATTCGGTTCGGGTGTTATCGATTTTGCCGGGTCCGGTGTTGTTCATATGGTTGGTGGCATTGCCGGTCTATGGGGCGCTTTCATCGAAGGACCACGAATCGGTCGGTTTGATCGGTCCGGTCGGTCTGTTGCCCTAAGAGGCCATAGTGCCTCATTAGTTGTATTAGGTACTTTTTTACTATGGTTCGGTTGGTACGGATTTAATCCTGGTTCATTCTTAACTATTCTTAAATCATACGATCATACCATAAGAGGTACTTATTATGGTCAGTGGAGCGCGATCGGTAGGACAGCTGTCACGACTACATTGGCTGGTTGTACCGCCGCTCTGACAACTTTGTTTTGTAAGAGGCTTTTAGTGGGACATTGGAATGTAGTTGATGTATGTAACGGTTTACTAGGTGGATTTGCAGCAATCACGTCAGGTTGTGCAGTTGTTGAGCCATGGGCAGCTATAGTTTGTGGATTTATCGCAGCTTGGGTTTTAATTGGATTTAACGCATTGGCAGCTAAATTAAAATACGACGATCCATTAGAAGCAGCACAACTTCATGGTGGTTGCGGTTCATGGGGGATAATATTTACTGGATTATTCGCGAAAAAAGAATATGTCAACGAAGTATATCCAGGATTTCCTAATAGACCATATGGATTGTTTATGGGAGGTGGTGGAAAACTATTAGGTGCACAAGTAATTCAAGTTGTTGTGATTATTGGATGGGTGAGTGTCACAATGGGACCATTGTTTTATTTGTTACATAAGTTTAAGCTATTGAGGATATCGCGAGACGATGAAACAGCAGGGATGGATTTAACAAGACATGGAGGATttgcatatatatatcatgATGAAGATGAAGGTTCATCTATGCCTGGATTTAAAATGACAAGAGTTGAACCGACTAATACTTCTACACCTGATCATCAAAATAGATCTGTTAATGTGGTtgtataa